The Desulfoplanes formicivorans genome window below encodes:
- a CDS encoding acyltransferase family protein: MSSIKYRPEIDGLRAVAVIPVILFHMDIPWIPGGFLGVDVFFVISGYLITSIILKEHERNTFSFKQFWLRRVRRILPVLIAMVFASLTAGYMILYKPDINDLGQQGMASLLSVANISHWLLEGNYWGANAEASPFLHTWSLSVEEQFYFFFPIILIFLLKYYSRYIVHILCFCVAASLSLFIYGSKFHPEATFYLLPTRAWELGTGCLLAILYTKYNSRIFFSNTFFAFSGLAFILTSFFIISGESEISYLFAAPVFGSACVIAFSNQKNNFVYKILSIPIIVYIGKISYSLYIWHWPVLIYSKNISLKEDIQFSFFTKLFIMFLLSIFSYSVIEKYTRKNIKIVPYIFLMLFSILFYAYDLSASKHTEDISGFTRTEWKGNMYNVSPYQASPNTIPKRMQGITVRKKIRMNKDQYLREGIKKIYGSKLPEIMVFGDSHALMWSGLLDEVAKDTRTSICFYGAEGTPTFFSIPVQKAQGTRYFTADEKYVFDTSRLRCLKEWKPKIVIIAARWSNKNIEKTQDLLEYIGTIGSQVFLIEDPPELFFGDKNAPQYLSFLGIVPKKGTMRYIQHVHNPDYEKGRSLIRTISKKYSYCHIIPTADLYINNDMTLVVKDNDCLYIDDDHLSTQGSLIAYTRILNYLSLFI, translated from the coding sequence ATGAGTTCCATCAAGTATCGCCCGGAAATAGACGGATTACGAGCTGTGGCTGTTATACCAGTTATCCTGTTTCACATGGATATTCCGTGGATTCCTGGTGGATTCCTTGGTGTTGATGTTTTTTTCGTGATATCAGGGTATCTCATTACCTCAATAATATTAAAAGAACATGAAAGAAATACCTTTTCCTTCAAGCAATTCTGGTTGCGGAGAGTACGAAGGATATTGCCGGTTTTGATTGCAATGGTTTTTGCTTCCCTCACTGCCGGGTATATGATCCTCTACAAACCGGATATAAACGACCTGGGGCAGCAGGGCATGGCTTCTTTGTTGTCAGTGGCCAATATCAGCCACTGGTTGCTTGAGGGCAACTATTGGGGAGCCAATGCGGAAGCTTCTCCTTTTTTACACACATGGTCTTTGTCTGTTGAAGAGCAATTTTATTTTTTCTTTCCGATTATACTTATATTTCTTTTAAAATATTATAGCAGATACATTGTTCATATTTTATGTTTCTGTGTTGCAGCCAGCTTATCATTATTTATATATGGATCAAAATTTCATCCAGAAGCAACGTTTTATTTGCTTCCAACACGTGCATGGGAACTAGGAACAGGATGCCTGCTTGCCATTTTATACACAAAATACAATTCAAGAATATTTTTTAGCAATACTTTTTTTGCTTTTTCAGGACTTGCTTTTATTTTAACATCTTTTTTTATCATTTCCGGAGAATCCGAAATATCATATTTGTTTGCAGCACCTGTTTTTGGGTCTGCATGCGTTATTGCTTTTTCAAACCAAAAAAATAATTTTGTTTACAAGATACTATCAATTCCAATCATTGTTTACATTGGGAAAATATCATATTCGTTATACATATGGCATTGGCCTGTGCTAATATACTCAAAAAATATTTCTTTGAAAGAAGATATCCAGTTTTCATTTTTTACGAAACTATTCATAATGTTTTTACTGTCCATTTTTTCATATTCAGTCATTGAAAAATATACTCGGAAAAACATAAAAATAGTCCCGTATATTTTTTTAATGCTTTTTTCTATTCTTTTCTATGCTTATGACCTGTCAGCTTCAAAGCATACAGAAGATATTTCTGGATTTACCAGAACCGAGTGGAAAGGAAATATGTACAACGTATCCCCGTATCAAGCATCTCCAAACACCATACCCAAAAGGATGCAGGGCATAACTGTTCGAAAAAAGATTCGTATGAACAAAGACCAATACCTGCGTGAGGGTATTAAAAAAATATATGGTTCAAAATTACCAGAAATTATGGTTTTTGGGGACTCACACGCACTCATGTGGTCAGGACTTCTGGATGAAGTTGCAAAAGATACACGAACTTCCATTTGCTTTTATGGTGCAGAAGGCACGCCAACATTCTTTTCAATTCCGGTACAAAAGGCCCAAGGTACGCGCTATTTTACTGCCGATGAAAAATATGTATTTGATACGTCAAGGCTTCGATGCTTAAAAGAGTGGAAACCCAAAATTGTCATTATTGCAGCAAGATGGTCCAATAAGAACATTGAAAAAACCCAAGACCTGCTTGAGTATATCGGAACAATCGGATCGCAGGTTTTTTTGATTGAAGATCCGCCAGAACTGTTTTTTGGGGATAAAAATGCTCCCCAATACCTCTCATTTTTAGGCATCGTTCCCAAGAAGGGAACCATGCGATATATACAACATGTACATAATCCCGACTATGAGAAAGGACGATCCCTCATACGTACCATTTCAAAAAAATATTCTTATTGCCATATTATCCCTACAGCAGATCTGTATATAAACAATGACATGACACTTGTCGTGAAAGACAACGATTGTTTATATATAGATGATGATCATTTAAGCACACAGGGGTCTTTGATTGCCTACACAAGGATACTTAACTACCTGTCCCTTTTTATTTAA
- a CDS encoding bacteriohemerythrin gives MSLIKWNDSFSVKVAEIDKQHQKLIVMINDLNDAMKQGKGKDVLGKIINGLVEYTATHFKTEENYFKQFNYPQALAHKKEHDAFVQKVSEFKDEFEKGKISLTLEVMKFLSDWLRNHIKGTDKHYSQFFNEHGLK, from the coding sequence ATGTCTTTGATCAAGTGGAATGACAGCTTCAGCGTCAAGGTTGCAGAAATCGACAAACAACATCAAAAACTGATCGTCATGATTAACGATCTCAATGACGCCATGAAGCAGGGCAAGGGCAAGGATGTTCTGGGCAAGATCATCAATGGTCTGGTTGAGTATACAGCAACGCATTTCAAGACCGAAGAGAACTACTTCAAACAATTCAACTACCCCCAGGCCCTGGCCCACAAAAAGGAACATGATGCCTTTGTCCAAAAGGTCTCTGAATTCAAAGACGAATTCGAGAAAGGCAAGATTTCCCTTACCCTTGAAGTCATGAAATTCCTGAGCGACTGGCTCCGCAATCATATCAAGGGCACCGATAAACACTATTCCCAGTTCTTTAATGAACATGGTCTGAAATAA
- a CDS encoding DsrE family protein, whose translation MSPLSPKKLNILWTNDNPVTAELMVFMYAITAKERKLWDEITLIIWGATVKLVKENEDIQALVQKAQRSGVHVSACRACADELDAVKTLEALHVEVIYWGAPLTEILQNNGKLITI comes from the coding sequence ATGTCCCCTTTGAGCCCCAAAAAACTCAATATCCTCTGGACCAACGACAATCCCGTCACCGCAGAATTGATGGTTTTCATGTACGCCATCACCGCCAAGGAGCGGAAGCTGTGGGATGAAATAACCCTCATCATCTGGGGGGCAACCGTGAAACTGGTCAAGGAAAATGAAGATATTCAGGCCCTTGTGCAGAAGGCCCAAAGGTCTGGAGTCCATGTTTCCGCCTGTCGGGCCTGTGCCGACGAACTGGATGCCGTCAAGACACTGGAAGCACTTCATGTTGAAGTTATTTACTGGGGCGCTCCCCTCACTGAAATCCTGCAGAACAATGGCAAACTGATCACCATCTAA
- a CDS encoding flavodoxin family protein, with protein MRAQVIGISGSPVKNSNTDRLVQAVLNSTGLATEFIKLSQHTIRGCMACMRCVNDNICKVKDDFPEVARKVRQAQALVVGGYPPYGSLDSFTKAFLERLFSLRHRHGCNQGKLAVTVVTGNGRGTPGIDMASAQIKTALTHEGMEVLGQLKVTGNLKCVRCSHGQTCSMSALPRLFGDDINTLPQTYCRVEDQKETWEQAQKLGREIATRLAGNRETT; from the coding sequence ATGCGTGCTCAAGTTATCGGCATTTCAGGAAGCCCGGTCAAAAATTCCAACACGGATCGCCTTGTCCAGGCGGTCCTGAACAGCACAGGCCTTGCAACCGAATTCATCAAACTGTCCCAGCATACCATCCGGGGGTGTATGGCCTGCATGAGATGCGTCAACGACAATATCTGCAAAGTCAAAGACGATTTCCCGGAAGTGGCCCGAAAGGTAAGGCAGGCTCAGGCATTGGTTGTTGGCGGCTATCCACCCTATGGATCACTGGACAGCTTTACCAAGGCGTTTTTGGAAAGGCTGTTCTCCCTGCGACACCGCCATGGCTGCAACCAGGGCAAGTTGGCCGTCACCGTGGTCACAGGCAATGGTCGCGGCACCCCCGGGATAGATATGGCAAGCGCGCAGATCAAGACGGCATTGACCCATGAAGGCATGGAAGTGCTCGGCCAGCTCAAGGTGACCGGCAATCTGAAATGCGTACGTTGCAGTCATGGGCAAACCTGTTCCATGAGCGCCCTGCCCCGACTTTTTGGCGATGATATCAATACCCTCCCCCAAACGTACTGCCGGGTTGAAGACCAGAAAGAGACGTGGGAACAGGCTCAAAAACTTGGCAGGGAAATCGCCACAAGGTTGGCCGGAAACCGTGAAACCACATGA
- a CDS encoding iron-containing alcohol dehydrogenase, translating into MAVIEQVYGFFIPSVTLIGIGASKEIPARIKALGAQNPLLVTDKGITAAGITKTITDLLDAAGLAYAIYDETVPNPTDTNVADGVQAYKDAHCDSLISLGGGSSHDCGKGVGLVIANGGTIHDFEGLDKATNPLPPYLAVNTTAGTASEMTRFCIITDTSRKIKMAIVDWRVTPDIAIDDPKLMMGMPPGLTAATGMDALTHAIEAYVSTIATPMTDCCAQKAIELIAQYLPKAVANGQDIKARDKMCYAQYLAGMAFNNASLGHVHAMAHQLGGFYDLPHGECNAILLPHVERFNLISNIDRFADIAMFMGVNIEGLSQRDAAELALEAIVQLSSDVGIPKGLIELGKRYGKEIKEEDIPIMTANAQKDACGLTNPRCMKAEDVAAIYKTAL; encoded by the coding sequence ATGGCTGTTATCGAACAGGTATACGGATTTTTTATTCCCAGCGTCACACTGATCGGCATTGGAGCTTCCAAGGAAATTCCCGCGCGCATCAAGGCGCTTGGGGCCCAAAACCCCCTTCTTGTCACGGACAAGGGCATCACTGCTGCAGGAATCACCAAAACCATTACCGATCTGCTGGATGCAGCCGGCCTGGCATACGCGATCTATGACGAAACCGTACCCAATCCCACGGACACCAATGTTGCAGACGGAGTACAAGCATACAAGGACGCCCATTGCGATTCGCTTATTTCCCTGGGCGGAGGAAGCTCTCACGACTGCGGCAAGGGTGTGGGGCTCGTCATTGCCAATGGCGGCACAATACATGATTTTGAGGGGCTGGATAAAGCAACCAATCCTCTGCCTCCGTATCTTGCCGTGAATACCACGGCAGGAACGGCCAGTGAAATGACCCGGTTCTGCATCATCACGGATACTTCCAGGAAGATCAAAATGGCCATTGTAGACTGGAGGGTCACGCCGGACATAGCCATTGATGACCCCAAGCTCATGATGGGGATGCCTCCTGGACTTACGGCAGCAACAGGCATGGATGCCCTGACCCATGCCATTGAAGCGTATGTCTCCACCATTGCCACCCCCATGACCGACTGCTGTGCCCAAAAAGCCATTGAACTGATCGCACAGTATCTGCCCAAGGCGGTTGCCAACGGGCAGGACATCAAGGCCCGGGATAAAATGTGTTATGCCCAGTATCTCGCCGGCATGGCCTTTAACAATGCCAGCCTCGGCCATGTCCATGCCATGGCTCACCAGCTGGGCGGTTTCTACGATCTGCCCCATGGGGAATGCAACGCCATCCTGCTGCCCCATGTGGAACGGTTCAACCTTATTTCCAACATTGATCGCTTTGCAGATATTGCCATGTTCATGGGGGTCAATATCGAAGGCCTCTCCCAACGGGATGCTGCGGAATTGGCTCTGGAGGCCATTGTCCAGCTGTCATCTGATGTGGGTATCCCCAAGGGGCTCATTGAACTGGGCAAGCGCTATGGCAAAGAGATTAAGGAAGAAGATATCCCCATTATGACTGCTAACGCCCAAAAAGATGCCTGTGGGCTGACCAACCCGCGCTGCATGAAGGCCGAAGATGTGGCTGCCATTTACAAAACGGCTTTGTAA
- a CDS encoding DUF488 domain-containing protein: protein MNIKIHRIYDDDVPQGYRALVDRLWPRGISKEAAHLDGHWKDLAPSNGLRIWFGHDPGKWNEFRKRYLDELRTNKHRAQEHLKEVDRQNLVLLYGAKDRKHNHAHVLKDFLAKLTS from the coding sequence ATGAATATCAAGATCCATCGTATATATGATGATGACGTGCCCCAGGGATATCGCGCTCTTGTGGATCGGTTGTGGCCACGCGGTATTTCAAAGGAAGCAGCCCATCTTGACGGCCATTGGAAAGACCTGGCTCCAAGCAACGGACTGCGCATCTGGTTTGGTCATGATCCTGGGAAATGGAATGAATTCAGGAAACGCTACCTGGACGAACTGCGCACCAACAAACACAGGGCCCAGGAACATCTTAAAGAGGTGGACAGGCAAAACCTTGTTCTCCTGTACGGTGCAAAAGACAGAAAACACAACCACGCTCATGTTCTGAAAGACTTCCTGGCAAAGCTGACCTCATAA
- the cooS gene encoding anaerobic carbon-monoxide dehydrogenase catalytic subunit, with the protein MAKEPRPIDELTIWDDAKAMLRKARAEGIQTVHDRLDRQTPHCKFCELGTTCRNCTMGPCRVSEKNPLGVCGADADVIVARNFGRFVTGGAAGHSDHGRDLIEVLEAIVEGETKDYRIVAEDKLRAIAGEVGIQTEGRSTMEVARDVMDCFFADFGSRKKEVSFLARVPQVRKDKWAGLKMTPRGVDREIAEMMHRTHMGCDNDAPNTMIHAARTALADGWGGSMIGTELSDVIFGVPTPKMSTANLGVIKADKVNILVHGHNPVVSEMILAASREPELVNRAKELGATGINVAGLCCTGNELLMRQGIPMAGNHLMTELAIITGAVEAIVVDYQCIMPSLVQISGCYHTKFIDTANKARFTGAIHFDFQPRTAMKQAREIVSIAVEAFAQRDPGRVDIPCEPIEIMTGFSNEAVIAALGGSLDPMVQAIAAGDIRGAVGIVGCNNPKIKQDSMNVKLAEELIKKDILVLVTGCVTTAAGKAGLLVPGAIEKAGPGLQKVCGSLGIPPVLHYGSCVDNARILQLCAALANALKVDISDLPVGASSPEWYSEKAAAIGLYAVASGIYTHLGHPPNILGSKTVTDLAVSGLEDLVGATFFIEPDMVKAADMFDQRIRTKRKALGLSE; encoded by the coding sequence TTGGCTAAAGAACCAAGACCTATCGATGAATTGACCATTTGGGACGACGCCAAGGCCATGCTCAGGAAGGCCCGCGCCGAAGGTATCCAGACTGTTCACGACCGGCTGGACAGGCAGACCCCGCATTGCAAATTCTGCGAGCTGGGTACCACCTGCCGCAATTGTACCATGGGCCCGTGCCGGGTCAGTGAGAAAAATCCCCTGGGCGTGTGCGGCGCTGATGCGGATGTTATCGTGGCCCGCAATTTTGGCCGGTTCGTAACCGGAGGTGCGGCCGGGCATTCGGATCATGGACGGGACCTCATTGAGGTTCTGGAGGCCATTGTCGAAGGTGAGACCAAGGACTACAGGATCGTCGCTGAAGACAAGCTGCGCGCCATTGCCGGGGAAGTCGGCATCCAGACCGAAGGCCGCTCGACCATGGAGGTGGCCCGCGACGTCATGGACTGTTTTTTTGCTGATTTTGGTTCGCGCAAGAAAGAGGTGTCCTTTCTGGCCCGGGTACCCCAGGTGCGCAAGGACAAATGGGCCGGGCTCAAAATGACCCCGCGGGGAGTGGACCGGGAGATCGCGGAAATGATGCACCGCACCCACATGGGTTGCGACAATGACGCGCCCAATACCATGATCCATGCGGCCCGCACGGCCCTGGCTGATGGCTGGGGAGGTTCCATGATCGGCACGGAATTGTCCGACGTCATCTTTGGTGTTCCCACTCCCAAGATGTCCACGGCCAACCTAGGGGTCATCAAGGCGGACAAGGTCAACATCCTGGTTCACGGACACAATCCCGTGGTCTCCGAGATGATTCTGGCTGCCTCTCGCGAGCCGGAACTTGTCAACCGGGCCAAGGAGCTGGGCGCAACCGGCATCAATGTGGCCGGTTTGTGTTGTACCGGCAACGAGTTGCTCATGCGCCAGGGTATTCCCATGGCAGGTAACCATCTGATGACCGAACTGGCCATCATCACGGGTGCGGTGGAAGCCATTGTGGTCGACTACCAGTGCATCATGCCGTCCCTGGTTCAGATCTCTGGATGCTATCACACCAAGTTCATCGACACGGCCAACAAGGCTCGTTTTACCGGGGCCATCCATTTCGACTTCCAGCCCAGAACGGCCATGAAGCAGGCCCGTGAAATCGTGTCCATTGCCGTGGAGGCCTTTGCCCAGCGCGATCCGGGAAGGGTGGACATCCCGTGTGAGCCCATCGAGATCATGACCGGGTTTTCCAATGAAGCGGTCATTGCCGCCCTGGGCGGCTCCCTTGATCCCATGGTCCAGGCCATTGCCGCAGGCGACATTCGAGGCGCCGTGGGCATTGTCGGCTGCAACAATCCCAAGATCAAGCAGGATTCCATGAATGTGAAGCTCGCTGAAGAGCTGATCAAAAAGGACATCCTGGTACTTGTTACCGGCTGTGTGACCACGGCCGCAGGCAAGGCCGGGCTTCTTGTGCCCGGAGCCATTGAAAAGGCGGGTCCCGGCTTGCAAAAGGTCTGCGGCTCCCTGGGTATTCCGCCTGTTCTGCATTACGGCTCCTGCGTGGATAATGCTCGTATTCTGCAGCTTTGCGCGGCCCTGGCCAACGCCCTGAAGGTGGACATTTCCGATTTGCCCGTGGGCGCGTCCTCGCCCGAATGGTATTCGGAAAAGGCCGCTGCCATCGGCCTGTATGCCGTGGCCTCGGGCATCTATACCCACCTTGGCCACCCGCCGAATATTCTGGGTTCCAAGACCGTAACGGATCTGGCCGTATCCGGCCTGGAAGACCTGGTTGGCGCGACCTTTTTCATTGAACCCGATATGGTCAAGGCTGCCGACATGTTCGACCAACGCATCCGAACCAAACGCAAGGCCCTTGGCCTGAGTGAGTAA
- a CDS encoding SDR family NAD(P)-dependent oxidoreductase: protein MKSMTSIEGQVAVVTGGTAGMGKAACIRFGAEGAKVAVVGRTPQKGEAVVNQITNAGGEAIFVKAECAHETEVKAAAKTILDTWGRADILVNTAGGFVNAPPLEEVTQEGMHQSFDWNVMAKFLITRELVPVMKDNHYGRIVNISSVAGRTALPVASIEYSANKAAVIGLTRRLAKELAPFGITVNAIAPGLVRTPRVLRVSSPELLAEREKAIPVGRAGKPEELAHGIWYLCTPGAAFTTGAVLDINGGMWMG, encoded by the coding sequence ATGAAATCAATGACATCTATTGAGGGGCAGGTGGCTGTGGTCACCGGAGGTACAGCAGGCATGGGCAAAGCCGCATGTATCCGCTTTGGCGCTGAGGGTGCAAAGGTTGCTGTTGTCGGCCGCACCCCCCAAAAAGGCGAGGCGGTCGTCAACCAGATCACCAACGCGGGTGGCGAGGCCATATTCGTCAAGGCGGAGTGCGCCCATGAGACCGAGGTCAAGGCTGCGGCAAAGACCATTTTGGATACCTGGGGCCGAGCCGACATTCTGGTCAATACGGCGGGCGGATTTGTTAACGCTCCACCCCTTGAGGAGGTTACCCAGGAGGGAATGCATCAGAGTTTCGACTGGAATGTGATGGCAAAATTCCTCATCACCCGGGAGCTGGTCCCGGTCATGAAAGACAATCACTACGGCCGCATCGTCAATATATCCTCTGTGGCCGGACGCACGGCGCTACCCGTTGCCTCAATCGAATATTCCGCCAACAAGGCCGCAGTCATCGGCCTGACCCGCCGTCTGGCCAAGGAACTGGCGCCCTTTGGCATCACGGTCAACGCCATTGCCCCCGGGCTGGTGCGCACCCCACGGGTACTCCGCGTCAGTTCTCCGGAACTGCTGGCCGAACGTGAAAAAGCAATCCCCGTTGGCCGGGCCGGCAAACCCGAGGAACTGGCCCACGGCATCTGGTATCTGTGTACACCGGGTGCGGCATTCACCACGGGCGCGGTACTCGACATCAACGGAGGAATGTGGATGGGTTGA
- a CDS encoding peroxiredoxin-like family protein yields MSLTEKLAELKAQNLAKIPKDAQKIMLADLEKLAKSDLVENAPKQGDTLKDFTLPNHNGETRHLATLRQNGPVVIIFYRGGWCPYCNMELHAYQQALPDIKAAGATLVAITPELPDASLTTAEKHGLEFEVLTDQNSTYAREIGIVFTLSQELRPIYTSFGIDIEGHNGKNQFDLPLAATFVVDTNGTIAYAFVAADYTLRADPADVVKALRSLKK; encoded by the coding sequence ATGTCCCTCACTGAAAAGCTGGCAGAACTAAAGGCCCAGAATCTGGCAAAGATTCCTAAGGACGCCCAGAAGATCATGCTTGCCGATCTGGAAAAACTGGCCAAGTCGGACCTGGTGGAAAACGCACCCAAACAAGGCGACACCCTTAAGGACTTTACGCTGCCAAACCACAACGGCGAAACCCGCCATCTTGCGACTCTTCGACAAAACGGCCCAGTGGTCATCATCTTTTACCGCGGGGGATGGTGCCCCTACTGCAATATGGAACTGCACGCCTACCAGCAGGCCCTGCCAGACATCAAGGCAGCAGGAGCAACCCTGGTGGCAATCACCCCGGAACTTCCTGATGCCTCTCTTACAACGGCTGAAAAACATGGACTGGAGTTTGAGGTTCTTACGGACCAAAACTCCACGTATGCCCGCGAAATCGGCATCGTCTTCACTCTGTCCCAGGAGTTGCGCCCCATCTATACAAGCTTTGGCATTGATATCGAAGGACACAACGGGAAAAATCAATTTGACCTGCCCCTTGCTGCAACCTTTGTGGTCGATACCAACGGCACCATTGCCTATGCTTTTGTTGCTGCAGACTATACCCTGCGCGCCGACCCGGCTGACGTTGTAAAGGCACTGCGATCCCTTAAAAAATAA
- a CDS encoding MgtC/SapB family protein, which produces MAYFWDAMNANGMFIVRLLVAMILGAFVGLERQTRGREAGLRTNILVCLGSATIIVVFQKLSMEFNVGAESAIRMDPARAAAGVITGIGFLGAGTIVKSKDFVRGLTTAASIWVVSAIGVTVGLGEFVIAYVLTMLVLVALYALHRLPIVRDHYFSLHMKWEGDLTLLDQIIDQLQEKGIQIKNRSITRQPKTGSCHVTLVLRTRHEKTVAHLVSKLQTDTRFDEVGWH; this is translated from the coding sequence ATGGCTTATTTTTGGGATGCCATGAACGCGAACGGGATGTTCATTGTGCGACTCCTGGTAGCAATGATTCTTGGAGCATTTGTTGGCCTGGAACGTCAGACCCGAGGCCGGGAAGCAGGCTTGCGGACAAATATTCTGGTTTGTCTTGGCTCGGCCACAATAATCGTTGTCTTCCAGAAACTTTCCATGGAATTCAATGTGGGTGCAGAATCGGCCATCCGCATGGACCCGGCTCGCGCGGCTGCCGGCGTGATCACCGGCATTGGTTTTCTGGGCGCAGGTACCATTGTCAAAAGCAAGGATTTTGTCCGTGGCCTGACAACGGCCGCCTCCATCTGGGTCGTGTCCGCAATTGGGGTAACGGTTGGCCTTGGTGAATTTGTCATTGCATATGTACTGACCATGCTGGTGCTGGTGGCCTTGTACGCCCTGCATCGTCTTCCCATTGTCCGCGATCACTATTTCTCCCTGCACATGAAGTGGGAAGGCGATTTGACCCTGCTTGACCAAATAATCGATCAACTCCAGGAAAAAGGGATACAGATCAAAAATCGCAGCATAACCCGCCAGCCCAAAACCGGGAGTTGCCATGTGACCCTGGTGTTGCGCACGCGCCACGAGAAAACAGTGGCGCACCTTGTCAGCAAACTGCAAACAGATACACGATTTGACGAGGTTGGATGGCATTGA
- a CDS encoding nucleotide-binding protein, protein MKIAFAGKGGVGKTSLCAWVADWLARSGKNVWLVDADTALSLGQASGLSADALPEPLVRRSDLVRERIHEGGFLNLNPEVGDLPEELAVDLPLGGTPLSGTTPGRKRLLVMGAVTNAGGGCACDANALLKALLAHIVMDRDDWVLVDLEAGVEHLGRGTATHVDGLVVVSEPSMRSLQTGAQVGRLALDLGVTNQLLVLNRYKGGEPPRLDGLPEKWMAVPVVEGLIKRQMTDTSVLGLPESKRLDELVATLLDRLAG, encoded by the coding sequence ATGAAGATAGCGTTTGCAGGCAAAGGCGGTGTAGGCAAGACCTCGTTGTGTGCGTGGGTGGCGGACTGGCTGGCCCGAAGCGGGAAAAATGTATGGCTGGTGGATGCGGACACGGCGTTGTCCCTGGGCCAGGCCTCGGGCCTGAGTGCTGATGCCCTTCCCGAGCCCCTGGTCCGGCGCAGTGATCTGGTGCGCGAACGCATTCACGAAGGCGGGTTTTTGAACCTGAATCCTGAAGTGGGCGATCTGCCCGAGGAATTGGCGGTTGATCTGCCCCTGGGAGGCACGCCATTGTCCGGGACAACCCCCGGGCGCAAGCGGCTGTTGGTCATGGGCGCGGTCACCAATGCGGGCGGCGGGTGCGCGTGTGACGCCAATGCCTTGCTCAAGGCATTGCTGGCACATATCGTCATGGATCGCGACGACTGGGTGCTGGTGGATCTGGAGGCGGGCGTGGAACATCTGGGTCGAGGTACAGCGACCCATGTGGATGGGCTGGTGGTGGTTTCGGAACCCAGCATGCGCAGTTTGCAGACCGGTGCCCAGGTGGGACGTTTGGCCCTGGATCTGGGAGTGACCAACCAGCTGTTGGTGCTCAACCGCTACAAGGGCGGGGAGCCGCCGAGGCTGGATGGCCTTCCCGAAAAGTGGATGGCTGTGCCGGTGGTGGAAGGTCTGATCAAACGCCAGATGACGGATACGTCTGTCCTTGGATTGCCCGAGAGTAAGCGGCTGGACGAACTGGTGGCCACGCTGCTGGATCGGCTTGCAGGCTGA